The following proteins are co-located in the Desulfovibrio sp. genome:
- a CDS encoding aminotransferase class IV: MQAVDAETYLKALLSAPRPGSEQVLAFYDHRVGHICTDPRLLLLPLDDHICHRGDGLFESISFRQRTIFGLDAHLARLVNGAAALSITPPCTWDALRQSIIDVALAAGVDNGDLRVFLSRGPGGFGISPAECPQAGLYIVALKKALPTAAFYEKGLTAFASAIPPKQEYLARIKNTNYLPNVFMAMEARQKGMDVAVTFDENGIMGEAAVANVGLVDAQGRLLCPEIRRILPGTTLLAAMEVAAERMPVVQMPIPRAAIDSASEMLLFTSSTLCVGITHFDGKPVGHGAHAGKPGPVALWLKDVLLDYMLKKGAPL; encoded by the coding sequence GTGCAAGCTGTAGATGCTGAAACATATCTCAAGGCCCTGCTTTCCGCACCCAGGCCAGGGTCGGAGCAGGTTCTCGCTTTTTATGACCACCGGGTGGGGCATATCTGCACCGACCCGCGTCTTCTGCTGTTGCCCCTTGATGACCATATCTGCCATCGCGGCGACGGCCTTTTTGAAAGCATCAGTTTTCGCCAGCGCACAATTTTTGGGCTGGACGCGCATCTGGCCCGTCTGGTGAACGGCGCTGCGGCTCTTTCCATCACGCCGCCCTGCACCTGGGATGCCCTGCGCCAGAGCATAATTGACGTAGCCCTTGCCGCAGGCGTGGACAATGGCGATCTGCGCGTTTTTCTGAGCCGCGGCCCCGGCGGATTCGGCATTTCGCCCGCCGAATGCCCTCAGGCTGGTTTGTATATTGTGGCCCTCAAAAAGGCTCTGCCCACGGCGGCCTTCTACGAAAAAGGGCTTACAGCCTTTGCCAGCGCCATCCCGCCCAAGCAGGAATATCTGGCCCGCATCAAAAATACCAACTATCTGCCCAATGTGTTCATGGCCATGGAAGCCCGCCAGAAGGGCATGGACGTGGCCGTGACCTTTGACGAAAACGGCATCATGGGCGAGGCGGCCGTGGCCAACGTGGGCCTTGTGGACGCGCAGGGTCGCCTGCTCTGCCCTGAAATCAGGCGCATTCTGCCCGGCACCACCCTGCTGGCCGCCATGGAAGTCGCCGCAGAACGCATGCCTGTCGTGCAGATGCCCATTCCCCGCGCAGCCATAGACAGCGCCAGTGAAATGCTGTTGTTCACCAGCTCCACCCTTTGCGTGGGCATCACCCATTTTGACGGCAAGCCCGTGGGCCATGGCGCGCATGCTGGCAAGCCCGGCCCTGTGGCCCTCTGGCTCAAGGATGTCCTTTTGGACTATATGCTGAAAAAAGGCGCGCCCCTCTGA
- a CDS encoding diguanylate cyclase, translated as MMIKRTESAPGMGIRAYIALGLTVMALLFTASFFYFMSMAREVSVSGTRTYGLFMTLAESDKLTDSRNMARLRGAESALAALPSLTAKPAEPEASAALAELSAAIAELATAQPVTDDMLLQLRRTATLAHEFENRLLMGFLLLGAGLVLLFALLRLHLARPLQSIMVFLNQLGTGSASQPPKHSFITELRNISAALENLGTYLSLATVRSQKLASEHDHFQKMSLVDGLTGVGNRRAFDDKLHSLWLYALQSGTPLALIMLDVDTFKRYNDSLGHQAGDECLRRIAAAMSRAARSTDVCARYGGEEFALLLPGADAATAQAVAARVHAEVARERMPHPSSPVGDMVTVSLGVSSLTPLEEQKEGGQMLVRQTDSALYAAKAAGRNRTCVYGQTS; from the coding sequence ATGATGATTAAACGTACAGAAAGCGCGCCCGGTATGGGCATACGCGCATATATTGCCTTGGGCCTGACGGTGATGGCCCTGCTTTTTACCGCCAGCTTTTTCTATTTTATGAGCATGGCGAGGGAGGTCAGCGTGTCCGGCACCCGAACCTACGGGCTTTTCATGACCCTGGCCGAGAGCGACAAACTGACCGACAGCCGCAACATGGCGCGCCTGCGAGGCGCAGAATCCGCACTGGCTGCCTTGCCCTCACTGACCGCGAAGCCAGCGGAGCCGGAGGCCAGCGCCGCGCTGGCGGAGCTTTCCGCCGCCATAGCGGAACTGGCAACGGCACAGCCAGTAACTGACGACATGCTGCTGCAACTGCGCCGCACGGCTACGCTGGCGCACGAATTTGAAAACCGCCTGCTCATGGGCTTTCTGCTGCTGGGCGCGGGGCTGGTCCTGCTCTTTGCCCTGCTGCGCCTGCACCTTGCGCGCCCACTGCAAAGCATCATGGTCTTTCTCAACCAGTTGGGCACAGGCTCTGCCAGCCAGCCGCCCAAACACAGCTTTATCACCGAACTACGCAACATATCCGCAGCGCTTGAAAATCTGGGCACCTACCTGTCGCTCGCCACAGTACGCTCGCAAAAACTTGCCTCGGAGCACGACCACTTTCAGAAAATGTCGCTGGTGGACGGCCTCACTGGCGTGGGCAACCGCCGCGCCTTTGACGACAAGCTGCATTCCCTGTGGCTGTATGCTCTGCAAAGCGGCACGCCGCTGGCGCTTATCATGCTGGATGTGGATACCTTCAAGCGCTACAATGACAGTCTTGGCCATCAGGCCGGGGATGAATGCCTGCGCCGCATTGCCGCCGCCATGAGCCGGGCGGCACGCTCCACGGATGTTTGCGCGCGCTACGGCGGGGAGGAGTTTGCCTTGCTGCTGCCCGGTGCGGACGCCGCAACGGCGCAGGCCGTGGCTGCCCGCGTACATGCGGAGGTGGCGCGCGAGCGGATGCCCCACCCCAGTTCGCCAGTGGGCGACATGGTGACGGTCAGTTTGGGAGTGAGCAGCCTCACGCCGTTGGAGGAACAAAAAGAAGGAGGCCAGATGCTTGTGCGGCAGACAGATTCCGCCCTGTATGCAGCCAAGGCCGCAGGCCGCAACCGCACCTGCGTTTATGGGCAGACGTCATAA
- a CDS encoding MarR family winged helix-turn-helix transcriptional regulator, which produces MQLPCLFLQIRKADRQLNQLYGKYLARKGMRMTQYGLLRAIAGLEEPSITEIGRVLGIDQTTVTRNVEKLEKMGLVASAPGPADSRKKIMQLTAIGTDSLKEAHPHWEEAQQLMISELGDDDVQELLRLLLKVSRIAEKEGA; this is translated from the coding sequence ATGCAGCTGCCTTGTCTCTTTCTCCAAATCCGAAAGGCGGATCGGCAACTCAATCAGCTTTACGGCAAATATCTGGCGCGCAAGGGAATGCGTATGACCCAGTATGGTTTGCTGCGGGCTATTGCTGGTCTGGAGGAGCCTTCGATAACGGAGATTGGCCGGGTTTTGGGCATTGACCAGACAACAGTGACCAGAAATGTGGAGAAGCTGGAAAAAATGGGGCTTGTTGCGAGTGCCCCAGGACCGGCTGATTCCCGCAAAAAGATCATGCAGTTGACGGCCATTGGTACAGACAGCCTCAAAGAAGCCCACCCTCATTGGGAAGAGGCGCAGCAGCTTATGATTTCAGAATTGGGGGACGATGATGTCCAGGAGTTGCTGCGACTGTTGCTCAAGGTTTCCCGTATTGCAGAAAAGGAAGGCGCCTAG
- a CDS encoding glycosyltransferase, whose protein sequence is MRVLLIALQQTTDGPASPEEQRHWTEMGAPMRLARLEEDHALALACAMRDGGRLAPMLLCQKNSRLHRRAAALNLPILTAGGPMDFLRLWLWQRKHKHLLVQTFGEGGMPLGRRVLTMRPPSSTLLSHAFLLRAPRPEVCFGKGMLAAHKILCGSTYVRDRIAKASGITEGETAWRGPKNRTLPLTDDTLTLAAPGMSIEGFEPAPEWPAEPAEDQRFVFCMGDALTPRSGAHIVIRAMAAIWQRRDLPPWEVRAAGGGPRFQEVLDEAESLGVQSRLCLLNEQSLPHLLRTCHAWIAPGSAPDELPETLGAGLAAQTPVICGQSALHDQRLAAAPDAACMFEENNPQSLAECMINVMTDADQRRRIVEAGNALRPALSHESFALATCTRHEGWCSQLGWLEKNRKPQAPEQS, encoded by the coding sequence ATGCGTGTTCTGCTTATTGCCCTGCAACAGACCACTGACGGCCCCGCCTCCCCCGAAGAGCAGCGCCACTGGACAGAAATGGGCGCGCCCATGCGCCTTGCCCGGTTGGAAGAAGACCACGCGCTGGCCCTGGCCTGCGCCATGCGTGACGGCGGCAGGCTGGCCCCCATGCTGCTGTGCCAGAAAAATTCACGCCTGCACCGCCGCGCCGCCGCGCTGAACCTGCCCATACTCACGGCAGGCGGACCAATGGATTTCCTGCGCCTGTGGCTCTGGCAGCGCAAGCACAAGCACCTTTTGGTGCAGACTTTTGGCGAAGGCGGCATGCCCCTTGGCCGCCGGGTGCTGACCATGCGTCCCCCGTCCTCCACCCTTTTGAGCCATGCATTCCTGCTGCGCGCGCCGCGCCCGGAAGTCTGCTTTGGCAAGGGAATGCTGGCAGCCCACAAAATACTCTGCGGCTCCACCTATGTACGCGACCGCATTGCCAAAGCCAGCGGCATCACCGAGGGCGAAACGGCGTGGCGCGGCCCCAAAAACCGCACGCTGCCCCTGACGGACGACACGCTCACGCTGGCCGCGCCGGGCATGAGCATTGAAGGTTTTGAACCTGCGCCCGAATGGCCCGCAGAACCCGCAGAGGATCAGCGTTTTGTTTTTTGCATGGGTGATGCCCTCACGCCCCGCTCGGGCGCGCATATTGTCATCCGGGCCATGGCCGCCATCTGGCAGCGGCGCGATTTACCCCCATGGGAAGTACGTGCCGCCGGGGGTGGCCCCCGCTTTCAGGAAGTGCTGGACGAGGCGGAATCACTGGGAGTGCAGTCGCGCTTGTGCCTGCTCAACGAGCAAAGCCTGCCGCACCTGCTGCGCACCTGCCATGCATGGATAGCACCCGGCTCCGCGCCGGACGAACTGCCGGAAACACTCGGGGCAGGGCTAGCGGCCCAAACGCCTGTCATCTGCGGGCAGAGCGCCCTGCACGACCAGCGGCTTGCCGCCGCCCCCGATGCCGCCTGCATGTTTGAAGAAAATAATCCGCAGTCGCTGGCTGAATGCATGATAAACGTCATGACCGATGCCGATCAGCGCCGCCGTATTGTGGAAGCGGGCAATGCATTACGGCCCGCTCTGAGCCATGAATCCTTTGCCCTTGCAACCTGCACCCGGCACGAAGGCTGGTGCAGCCAGCTTGGCTGGCTTGAAAAAAACCGCAAGCCGCAAGCCCCAGAGCAGTCATAA
- a CDS encoding MFS transporter: MSESVISPANAVKDVGEEPTKKRFIVVFCLFIGIFIAYLDRVNVSVLAANDPFLIEMGIKGAPVQIGMMMSVFLAAYGVANVLLAPIGDYLGPRKSMMLCIGLWTASLFLGGVASTFAIIIASRIILGVGEGMYYPLQSVFVKNWFPKHERGRANAAWVVGQSVAPALAMPFFAYLIGNYGWRANFHFCLVVGLIPLYLLWRHTADTPRQHKSINNAELAHIEAGQEVTASKEVALPLGQRLKGFIGNYRYWLLVFWYLCLQCMYWGLITWLPSYLKTARGFSWSEMGWLASLPFVLSIIFKVSCGFLTDKIGRSAPILMAAMFFAGCCVYLGAVAEQKYLSAVLLSLAVAFCTMGTPVAWTLLQGLIPGSSMSTASGIMNGLANGLASLAPAMIGFFISTTGQYSSGLLCLVFTGAAATIAAGILAVKRY, translated from the coding sequence ATGAGTGAAAGCGTTATTTCCCCTGCAAATGCAGTAAAAGATGTGGGCGAAGAACCGACAAAAAAGCGGTTCATCGTTGTATTCTGTCTGTTCATCGGGATATTCATAGCATACCTTGACCGCGTTAACGTCTCGGTCTTGGCCGCCAACGATCCTTTTCTTATTGAAATGGGCATCAAAGGCGCACCCGTTCAGATCGGCATGATGATGTCCGTATTTCTTGCGGCCTATGGCGTCGCAAACGTGCTGCTGGCTCCCATAGGCGACTACCTGGGGCCGCGCAAATCCATGATGCTCTGCATCGGCCTTTGGACGGCCTCTCTGTTCCTGGGCGGCGTTGCCTCTACGTTTGCGATCATCATCGCCAGCCGGATCATACTTGGTGTTGGCGAGGGCATGTACTACCCGCTGCAAAGCGTTTTTGTAAAAAACTGGTTCCCCAAGCATGAACGCGGGCGGGCCAACGCCGCCTGGGTTGTCGGGCAATCTGTCGCACCAGCTCTGGCAATGCCGTTTTTTGCTTATCTTATTGGAAACTACGGCTGGAGGGCCAACTTCCATTTCTGCCTCGTGGTGGGCTTGATCCCTTTGTACCTGCTGTGGCGGCATACGGCGGATACCCCGAGGCAGCATAAAAGCATCAACAATGCAGAACTGGCCCATATTGAAGCAGGGCAGGAAGTTACGGCTTCCAAGGAAGTTGCGTTGCCCTTGGGGCAGCGTCTCAAGGGATTCATCGGCAATTACCGGTACTGGCTTTTGGTTTTTTGGTACTTGTGCCTCCAATGCATGTACTGGGGCCTGATAACCTGGTTGCCGAGCTACCTTAAAACAGCCAGAGGGTTCAGCTGGAGCGAAATGGGCTGGCTGGCGTCCTTGCCTTTTGTGCTTTCCATTATTTTTAAGGTGTCGTGCGGATTTTTGACGGACAAGATAGGCAGAAGCGCGCCAATTCTTATGGCAGCCATGTTCTTTGCCGGTTGTTGCGTTTATCTGGGGGCAGTCGCCGAGCAGAAATACCTCTCGGCTGTGTTGCTGTCTCTGGCTGTGGCATTCTGCACCATGGGAACGCCGGTGGCCTGGACGTTGCTGCAGGGGCTGATTCCCGGCTCGTCCATGTCCACGGCGTCAGGCATAATGAATGGCCTTGCCAACGGGCTTGCATCGCTTGCGCCCGCCATGATCGGATTTTTCATAAGCACTACCGGCCAGTACAGCAGCGGGCTGCTTTGCCTTGTGTTCACAGGGGCGGCGGCGACCATCGCGGCGGGTATTCTTGCGGTCAAGCGTTATTAG
- the fabF gene encoding beta-ketoacyl-ACP synthase II, giving the protein MRKVVVTGFGVISSSGNDSETMWKNISSGKSGIRYMDDSAFAESPVRIAGKVDEFSAETYFCAKDAKKYDKYIQFAVAAAVQAVEMSGLEGADWDPERAGVYVGSGIGGIETIMKNHEAFLNKGARRVSPFMIPMMIVNMASGVIAIRTGFKGANYAPVSACATANNAIGEAFLSIAYGQADVMLAGGSDAGIQPFLLAGFSSMKALSTRNDMPEQASRPFDSGRDGFVMAEGAAVLLLEEEEHARRRQATILGEVVGYGATCDAGHITSPDFQGGARAMEIAIRQSGASVAEIGYINAHATGTKEGDRSEAAAIRSVFGDSLKTVKVSATKSMTGHLFGAAGGIEAIITLEALRHGLLPPTINLDAPDGECDIPHVCNKAEQTSTRYALSNSFGFGGHNASLVFRKYEE; this is encoded by the coding sequence ATGCGTAAAGTAGTTGTAACAGGCTTTGGGGTCATATCTTCTTCAGGAAACGACTCTGAAACCATGTGGAAGAATATTAGTTCCGGAAAATCCGGCATCAGGTATATGGACGACTCTGCGTTTGCTGAATCCCCTGTGAGGATCGCCGGGAAGGTGGACGAATTTTCGGCAGAGACATATTTTTGTGCAAAGGACGCAAAAAAATACGACAAATATATCCAGTTTGCCGTTGCTGCGGCCGTGCAGGCAGTTGAAATGTCTGGTCTGGAAGGCGCCGATTGGGATCCGGAACGCGCCGGGGTTTATGTGGGTTCTGGCATCGGCGGCATAGAAACGATCATGAAAAATCATGAAGCCTTTCTGAACAAGGGGGCACGGCGGGTTTCGCCATTTATGATTCCCATGATGATCGTCAACATGGCTTCGGGCGTGATCGCCATCAGGACGGGCTTCAAAGGGGCGAACTATGCGCCTGTATCCGCTTGCGCCACGGCCAACAATGCCATCGGCGAGGCTTTTTTAAGCATTGCGTACGGTCAGGCGGATGTCATGCTGGCGGGCGGGAGTGATGCGGGCATTCAGCCGTTTTTGCTGGCGGGTTTTTCCAGCATGAAGGCTCTTTCAACCCGCAACGATATGCCGGAACAGGCCAGCCGTCCTTTTGACAGCGGGCGTGACGGCTTTGTCATGGCTGAGGGTGCTGCTGTGCTGCTGCTGGAAGAAGAGGAACATGCCCGCCGCCGTCAGGCAACAATCCTTGGCGAGGTGGTTGGTTATGGTGCAACGTGCGATGCAGGGCATATCACATCGCCAGACTTTCAGGGCGGAGCGCGGGCCATGGAAATCGCCATCCGCCAGTCTGGCGCTTCCGTGGCAGAAATTGGCTATATCAATGCCCACGCCACAGGAACAAAGGAAGGCGACAGGTCTGAAGCCGCAGCAATCAGGAGCGTTTTTGGCGACAGCCTTAAAACGGTAAAGGTCAGCGCCACTAAGTCCATGACAGGGCATCTGTTTGGGGCGGCTGGCGGCATTGAAGCCATCATTACCCTTGAGGCTTTGCGGCATGGTCTGTTGCCGCCGACAATAAATCTGGATGCACCCGATGGCGAGTGCGATATTCCGCACGTCTGCAACAAGGCCGAGCAGACGTCCACTCGTTATGCGCTCTCCAACTCTTTTGGTTTTGGGGGGCATAACGCTTCGCTCGTCTTCAGGAAATATGAAGAATAG
- a CDS encoding mandelate racemase/muconate lactonizing enzyme family protein produces the protein MMKITSIDIIDVANDFSSATSKWRPVVVKVNTDEGISGFGEVGLAYGVGASGGLGMAKDLAQILIGMDPMCNEAIWEKMLRKTFWGQGGGGIFSAAMSGLDLAMWDIKGKVLGVPLYQLLGGKTRSKIRAYASQLQFGWGAGQDKAMLVDPQAYAETALIAQEEGYDALKVDVLAMDGQGNWNQQDLSGVLPDKILRRGYDRLAAMRKAVGPDMDIIVEMHSFTSTTAAIQFGRMIAELGVLYYEEPVMPLNPKQMKKVADNVPIPIAAGERIYWRWGYRPFLEEGSLSVIQPDICTCGGLTEVKKICDMAHVYDATVQIHVCGGPISTAAALHIEAAIPNFMIHELHRYALLEPNTRTCVHNYMPERGMYSVPELPGLGQELTAETIAASTVVTVK, from the coding sequence ATGATGAAGATTACGAGCATTGATATTATTGATGTGGCCAATGACTTCAGTTCCGCTACGAGCAAATGGCGCCCTGTTGTTGTGAAAGTTAATACGGATGAAGGCATCAGCGGTTTTGGCGAAGTGGGCCTTGCATACGGCGTGGGCGCTTCCGGCGGGCTTGGCATGGCGAAAGATCTGGCCCAGATACTCATTGGCATGGATCCCATGTGCAACGAAGCAATCTGGGAAAAGATGCTGCGCAAGACATTTTGGGGACAAGGCGGCGGCGGTATTTTTTCCGCTGCCATGAGCGGCCTTGACCTTGCCATGTGGGACATCAAGGGTAAGGTGCTTGGCGTCCCCCTGTATCAGCTGCTTGGCGGTAAGACTCGCAGCAAGATACGCGCTTATGCCAGCCAGTTGCAGTTTGGCTGGGGGGCAGGGCAGGACAAAGCCATGCTTGTTGATCCCCAGGCCTATGCCGAAACTGCGCTTATAGCCCAGGAAGAAGGCTATGATGCCCTTAAGGTGGACGTACTCGCCATGGACGGGCAGGGCAACTGGAACCAACAGGATCTGTCAGGCGTGCTGCCCGACAAGATACTGCGCAGGGGCTATGACCGTCTTGCAGCCATGCGTAAGGCGGTTGGGCCGGATATGGATATCATTGTTGAAATGCACTCCTTTACGTCCACCACTGCGGCTATCCAGTTTGGCCGCATGATCGCGGAGCTTGGCGTGCTGTACTACGAAGAACCCGTCATGCCTCTGAACCCCAAGCAGATGAAGAAGGTTGCGGACAATGTGCCGATTCCCATCGCTGCTGGCGAGCGCATTTACTGGCGCTGGGGTTACCGTCCCTTCCTTGAAGAGGGTTCGCTGAGCGTCATCCAGCCCGATATCTGCACATGCGGTGGCCTCACTGAAGTAAAGAAAATTTGCGACATGGCCCACGTCTATGATGCGACCGTGCAGATTCACGTGTGCGGCGGCCCCATCTCGACCGCTGCGGCCCTGCACATTGAGGCGGCTATTCCCAACTTCATGATCCATGAGCTGCACCGCTACGCTCTACTTGAGCCCAATACCAGAACCTGCGTGCACAACTACATGCCTGAAAGGGGTATGTACTCTGTGCCAGAACTGCCCGGTCTGGGCCAGGAACTGACGGCGGAAACTATTGCGGCTTCAACGGTTGTAACGGTGAAGTAA
- a CDS encoding ATP-binding protein codes for MKCKICKAEAVVALRSHNAAFCPDCYKDFFARQVERGIEGQKLFTRDERVLVALSGGKDSLALMLELSRQGYNVTGLHIDLDIPVSSAAARGVVERFCAKHGLKLMVKEMAAEGLSIPLVKERLHRPICSACGKIKRHFFNKVALDEGFDALATGHNLDDEVARLFSNTLRWDTSYLSDQGPRLESEHGFSRKVKPLWRLSEFETANYAFLMGIENHYAPCPYSPGASFTTLKGLMQNLEAAMPGRKLDFYQGFLSRGRPVFARREAEEGLELAPCTECGYPTSSGDRCGVCRIRSALLDEG; via the coding sequence ATGAAATGTAAAATCTGCAAAGCCGAGGCCGTGGTGGCCCTGCGCAGCCACAACGCTGCCTTTTGCCCCGACTGTTACAAGGATTTTTTTGCCCGTCAGGTGGAACGCGGCATTGAAGGCCAAAAGCTGTTTACCCGCGATGAACGGGTGCTGGTGGCCCTTTCTGGCGGCAAGGATTCGCTGGCGCTCATGCTTGAGCTCTCTCGCCAGGGTTACAACGTAACCGGCCTGCACATTGATCTGGACATTCCGGTTTCTTCCGCTGCGGCGCGCGGCGTGGTTGAACGCTTCTGCGCCAAGCACGGCCTCAAGCTGATGGTCAAGGAAATGGCCGCAGAAGGCCTGTCCATCCCGCTGGTCAAGGAAAGGCTGCACCGGCCCATCTGCTCGGCCTGCGGCAAGATCAAGCGTCATTTCTTCAACAAGGTCGCCCTGGACGAAGGCTTTGACGCTCTCGCCACCGGGCATAACCTGGACGATGAAGTGGCCCGCCTCTTCAGCAACACCCTGCGCTGGGATACCTCGTATCTTTCAGATCAGGGGCCACGGCTGGAGAGCGAACACGGCTTTTCGCGCAAGGTTAAACCCTTGTGGCGGCTCTCGGAATTTGAAACGGCCAACTACGCCTTTCTTATGGGCATAGAAAACCACTACGCGCCCTGCCCGTACAGCCCCGGCGCGAGCTTCACCACGCTCAAGGGGCTGATGCAGAATCTCGAGGCCGCCATGCCCGGCCGCAAGCTGGATTTCTATCAGGGTTTTCTCTCGCGCGGGCGGCCCGTCTTTGCCCGCCGCGAGGCGGAGGAAGGCCTGGAGCTGGCCCCGTGCACGGAATGCGGCTATCCCACATCCTCCGGCGACCGTTGCGGCGTGTGCCGCATCCGCTCCGCCCTGCTTGACGAGGGCTAG
- the feoB gene encoding ferrous iron transport protein B: MPEPFSAAVGVRGGNGRTLIGGLAYSLRLAIAGNPNCGKTTVFNALTGAHQHVGNYSGVTVEKKEGFIRHEGQEIILVDLPGAYSLSAYSQEEVVARNVLLGGAVQAVINVVDAGILERGLLLTTQLREMGLPVVIACNMMDEARAAGISIDFLRLSELMGAVAVPTVGPSGNGLREALSAARQVALDAENSSQQPGIPTASPSEIHGSALHISYGPLLDPILETMEKRIAESQGMASSPYAHCAPRWLALSLLQDDAEAVAALLAADADLAADMAQVCRFVQEELGSIGRDAEGLIADGHSAFVRKIAAACVVKTGKRHRLSLSDRLDRILAHAVWGALIMLGVLYAMFQITIVLGSYPQGWLEGAFGALAGAVRGTLPEGLLSSLLVDGVIAGVGGVLSFVPLVLIMFALIAFVEDSGYMARMAYIADRVFQFFGLHGASVMPYIISGGIAGGCAIPGVMATRTMRSPKEKLATMLTLPYMACGAKLPVYLLLVGTFFPHSAANMMFAIIMLSWVLAFCVALLLRRTVLRGEATPLVMEMPPYRMPTVRGICIHCWERTWMYLKKAGTVLVPLSMLIWAAMTFPALDPQTALPFENEIARLNAGLEREDLPAGARASQEEALAKVQEELDAERLRHTLAGSLGTWLEGATSYAGFSWRTDVALIGGIAAKEAIISTLGTAYALGEQDPEDPASLAELLRADPTWNQGTALALLVFVMLYAPCFVTLVVIRQESGSWKWVAFSIAFNTLLAFGMAVGVYQTYRFFWMNA, from the coding sequence ATGCCGGAACCCTTTTCCGCAGCCGTCGGGGTGCGAGGCGGCAATGGCCGCACACTCATCGGCGGCCTTGCCTATTCGCTGCGGCTTGCCATTGCGGGCAATCCCAACTGCGGCAAGACCACAGTTTTCAATGCCCTCACAGGCGCGCACCAGCATGTGGGCAACTATAGTGGCGTGACTGTTGAAAAAAAAGAGGGCTTTATCCGTCACGAAGGGCAGGAGATCATACTTGTGGATCTGCCCGGCGCGTATTCGCTTTCCGCCTATTCGCAGGAAGAGGTGGTCGCGCGCAATGTGCTGCTGGGCGGCGCGGTGCAGGCGGTCATCAACGTTGTGGACGCTGGCATTCTGGAGCGCGGGCTGTTGCTCACGACCCAGTTGCGCGAGATGGGCCTGCCTGTGGTCATTGCCTGCAACATGATGGACGAGGCGCGGGCGGCTGGCATCAGCATTGATTTTTTGCGCCTGTCGGAACTCATGGGAGCCGTCGCCGTGCCCACGGTCGGGCCCTCGGGCAATGGCCTGCGCGAGGCCCTTTCTGCGGCGCGTCAGGTTGCCCTTGATGCAGAAAACAGTAGCCAGCAGCCAGGCATCCCCACAGCTTCGCCCAGCGAAATCCACGGGTCTGCCCTGCACATAAGCTACGGCCCCCTGCTCGACCCCATACTGGAAACCATGGAAAAACGCATTGCGGAAAGCCAGGGCATGGCATCCTCGCCCTATGCCCACTGTGCGCCGCGCTGGCTGGCCCTGAGCCTGCTCCAGGATGATGCGGAAGCCGTGGCAGCCTTGCTGGCGGCGGATGCAGACCTTGCGGCCGACATGGCCCAGGTTTGCCGCTTTGTGCAGGAAGAACTGGGCAGCATTGGCCGCGATGCGGAAGGCTTGATAGCCGACGGGCACAGCGCTTTTGTGCGCAAAATTGCCGCCGCCTGCGTTGTTAAAACCGGCAAGCGCCACCGCCTCAGCCTCTCGGACAGGCTCGATCGCATACTGGCCCACGCAGTGTGGGGCGCGCTGATCATGCTTGGTGTACTCTACGCCATGTTTCAGATCACCATTGTCCTTGGTTCCTACCCGCAGGGCTGGCTGGAGGGCGCGTTCGGCGCGCTGGCTGGCGCGGTGCGGGGCACACTGCCCGAAGGCCTGCTCTCTTCCCTGCTGGTTGACGGCGTGATCGCGGGCGTTGGCGGAGTGCTCAGTTTTGTGCCGCTGGTGCTCATCATGTTTGCGCTCATCGCCTTTGTGGAAGACAGCGGCTACATGGCGCGCATGGCCTATATTGCCGACCGCGTGTTCCAGTTTTTCGGCCTGCACGGCGCTTCGGTGATGCCCTATATCATTTCCGGCGGCATTGCAGGGGGCTGCGCCATCCCCGGCGTCATGGCTACCCGCACCATGCGCAGCCCCAAGGAAAAACTGGCCACCATGCTCACCCTGCCCTACATGGCCTGCGGGGCCAAATTGCCCGTGTATCTGCTGCTGGTGGGCACGTTTTTTCCGCACAGTGCCGCCAACATGATGTTTGCCATCATCATGCTCTCGTGGGTGCTGGCCTTTTGCGTGGCTCTGCTGCTGCGCAGAACCGTCTTGCGCGGCGAAGCGACTCCTCTGGTCATGGAAATGCCGCCCTACCGCATGCCCACCGTGCGCGGCATCTGCATCCATTGCTGGGAGCGCACCTGGATGTACCTCAAAAAGGCGGGCACGGTGCTTGTGCCGCTGTCTATGCTGATCTGGGCGGCCATGACCTTTCCGGCTCTTGATCCGCAAACGGCCCTGCCTTTTGAAAACGAAATCGCCCGCCTGAACGCTGGCCTTGAACGCGAAGACCTGCCTGCGGGAGCACGCGCCAGTCAGGAAGAAGCCCTTGCAAAAGTGCAGGAAGAACTGGATGCCGAACGCCTGCGCCACACCCTTGCCGGAAGCCTTGGCACATGGCTTGAAGGCGCAACGTCCTACGCGGGTTTCAGCTGGCGCACCGATGTAGCCCTTATCGGCGGCATTGCCGCCAAGGAGGCCATCATTTCCACACTGGGCACGGCATACGCCCTTGGGGAGCAAGACCCGGAAGACCCCGCCTCTCTGGCGGAACTGCTGCGCGCCGACCCCACGTGGAATCAGGGCACGGCCCTGGCTCTGCTTGTTTTTGTCATGCTCTACGCCCCCTGCTTTGTCACTCTGGTTGTCATCCGGCAGGAGTCGGGAAGCTGGAAGTGGGTGGCCTTCAGCATTGCCTTCAATACGCTGCTGGCCTTCGGCATGGCTGTGGGCGTGTATCAGACGTACCGCTTTTTCTGGATGAACGCATGA